In a single window of the Subtercola sp. PAMC28395 genome:
- a CDS encoding rhomboid family intramembrane serine protease — MDQWLAAIPPIAVLLVVFGFVSVESIGVPLPGETVLVAATLLSLDGTISPWAIGATAAVGAIVGDSIGYLIGRRFGSRLLIIGARRFPARFNAQSIHSAIGIMNRWGIYAVVAGRFIALLRILIGPLAGTLRMPYRRFLAANAIGSVLWAAMVTTVVFSLGTAAITLLHQFTWIALLVVVALTVVIAIVMVYRSRKARAAAGVSAGTSTDTAPELQMSDLFEEDGSLSPLAAAAGMESGTTGIAGVKAAFGVVLGPVGRVLRRTPFAATLLGIFVVAGLAAGALWDPLIHRPWYHDIAYGLPSFLDGHWWTLVTGTFFSQLPIHYAVILIGLIVAVGWAERQFGSLRTIGIFAGGQIVAVIGTTFFMLAARSFDSDWANHLATQYDVGPSGGMFACLAAVLGTVRAPWRLRLRFALFAYVAVSLIYIGTLADVEHFLGVVAVFVATPFIRGPKYRAGRPSSREWRILAFASLITLAVVEIVGTILPGDDATASATPGTSTWVDLVIDVVIIALIANGVRLGHRLPWVIAVILGVFNVLEFVGLAIYAFVAVDFPPSLFEAMTNSSLWIALLVILWLGRTAYRVPLRRSRRAIRQQQDARKTPLDILTSDGGGTLSWMTMWKENSYFVTADGESFVAYQRYAGVAVALGDPVGPAEKLPATISEFVEECERVGLAPCLFSVSDATLAAAPQGWTHLQVAEDTIIDLPTLEMTGKKWQAIRSSLNRAEREKITFRMTSLAEEPWAVASQVRAISEEWVGDKALPEMGFTLGGVDEALDPHVKTALALDETGTVQGFLSWLPVYGADDSIRGWTLDLMRRRSDGTFKPVMEFLIASSCLAFQEEGALFVSLSGAPLARADGDAAATGIDALLESLGTILEPLYGFQSLHNFKTKFNPRYERMSLLYRDETDLPKIALALTRAFLPGESLVGIAKLGLAR, encoded by the coding sequence ATGGATCAGTGGCTCGCGGCAATTCCGCCCATCGCAGTGCTCCTCGTCGTCTTCGGGTTCGTTTCCGTCGAGAGCATCGGTGTGCCGCTTCCCGGCGAGACCGTGCTGGTGGCCGCAACGCTCCTGTCGCTCGACGGCACGATCTCCCCCTGGGCCATCGGCGCGACCGCGGCCGTGGGTGCGATCGTCGGCGACTCGATCGGATACCTCATCGGGCGACGATTCGGCTCTCGCCTGCTGATTATCGGCGCCAGGCGGTTTCCCGCGCGATTCAACGCCCAGAGCATCCATTCGGCAATCGGCATCATGAACCGCTGGGGCATCTACGCGGTGGTCGCCGGTCGGTTCATCGCGCTGCTCCGCATTCTCATCGGCCCACTGGCCGGTACGCTCCGGATGCCCTACCGCCGTTTTCTCGCCGCGAACGCCATCGGCTCGGTGCTCTGGGCCGCGATGGTGACCACCGTCGTGTTCAGCCTGGGTACCGCCGCCATCACCCTGCTGCACCAGTTCACCTGGATCGCGCTTCTCGTGGTGGTGGCCCTCACGGTTGTGATCGCGATCGTGATGGTCTACCGCTCGCGAAAGGCCCGCGCGGCAGCGGGCGTCTCGGCAGGCACGTCGACCGACACCGCGCCGGAACTGCAGATGTCCGACCTGTTCGAAGAGGACGGCAGCCTCAGCCCGCTCGCCGCGGCGGCGGGAATGGAGTCCGGAACGACCGGGATCGCCGGAGTGAAAGCCGCCTTCGGTGTGGTTCTGGGCCCGGTCGGCCGGGTGCTTCGCCGCACACCATTCGCTGCGACCCTGCTCGGCATCTTCGTCGTCGCGGGGCTCGCCGCGGGCGCACTCTGGGACCCGCTCATTCACCGGCCCTGGTACCACGACATCGCCTACGGGTTGCCCTCGTTCCTCGACGGGCACTGGTGGACCCTCGTCACGGGCACGTTCTTCTCCCAGCTGCCCATCCACTACGCTGTCATTCTGATCGGGCTGATCGTGGCGGTCGGCTGGGCAGAACGGCAGTTCGGTTCGCTCAGGACCATCGGCATCTTCGCCGGCGGGCAGATCGTGGCCGTCATCGGCACCACGTTCTTCATGCTCGCGGCGCGTTCCTTCGACAGCGACTGGGCCAATCACCTCGCCACTCAATACGACGTGGGGCCCTCCGGCGGCATGTTCGCGTGCCTGGCGGCGGTGCTGGGCACAGTCCGCGCACCGTGGCGGCTGCGACTGCGCTTCGCCCTCTTCGCCTATGTTGCCGTGTCGCTCATCTACATCGGCACCCTGGCCGACGTGGAGCACTTCCTGGGCGTGGTCGCGGTGTTCGTCGCCACCCCGTTCATCCGCGGCCCGAAGTACCGCGCCGGCCGGCCGAGCAGCCGGGAATGGCGCATCCTGGCTTTCGCCAGCCTGATCACACTCGCTGTCGTCGAGATCGTGGGCACGATTCTGCCGGGCGACGATGCGACCGCATCGGCCACGCCCGGGACGAGCACGTGGGTCGATCTGGTGATCGATGTCGTCATCATCGCGCTGATCGCCAATGGAGTGCGCCTGGGCCACCGCCTTCCCTGGGTGATCGCTGTCATCCTCGGTGTGTTCAACGTGCTCGAGTTCGTGGGGCTCGCGATCTACGCGTTCGTCGCGGTCGACTTCCCTCCGTCGCTGTTCGAGGCGATGACCAACTCCTCATTGTGGATCGCCCTGCTGGTCATCCTCTGGCTCGGCAGAACCGCGTATCGGGTGCCTCTTCGCCGCTCGCGCCGCGCGATCAGGCAACAGCAGGATGCCCGGAAGACCCCCCTCGACATCTTGACGTCCGACGGCGGAGGCACCCTCTCGTGGATGACCATGTGGAAGGAGAACTCATACTTCGTCACGGCCGACGGCGAGAGTTTCGTGGCCTACCAGCGTTACGCAGGAGTGGCCGTCGCACTCGGCGACCCCGTGGGCCCTGCCGAGAAACTCCCGGCGACGATCTCCGAGTTCGTGGAAGAGTGCGAGCGGGTCGGGCTGGCCCCGTGCCTGTTCTCGGTCTCCGATGCGACGTTGGCCGCCGCACCGCAGGGCTGGACGCACCTGCAGGTGGCCGAAGACACCATCATCGACCTGCCGACGCTCGAGATGACAGGCAAGAAGTGGCAGGCCATCCGGTCATCGTTGAACAGGGCCGAGCGCGAGAAGATCACCTTCAGGATGACCTCACTGGCCGAGGAACCCTGGGCCGTGGCGTCACAGGTGCGGGCGATCTCTGAGGAGTGGGTGGGCGACAAGGCACTGCCTGAGATGGGATTCACGCTCGGCGGAGTCGACGAGGCGCTCGACCCGCATGTGAAGACGGCACTCGCCCTCGATGAGACGGGCACGGTGCAGGGATTCCTGTCGTGGCTGCCGGTCTACGGTGCCGACGATTCGATCCGGGGCTGGACCCTCGACCTGATGCGGCGCCGGAGCGACGGCACCTTCAAACCCGTCATGGAGTTCCTGATCGCCTCGTCGTGCCTCGCGTTCCAGGAGGAGGGCGCGCTCTTCGTCTCGCTCTCGGGTGCCCCTCTTGCTCGCGCCGACGGAGATGCCGCCGCAACCGGAATCGATGCCCTTCTCGAATCGCTCGGCACCATTCTCGAACCGCTCTACGGGTTCCAGTCCCTGCACAACTTCAAGACGAAATTCAATCCGCGGTATGAACGGATGAGCCTGCTCTATCGCGATGAAACAGATCTCCCGAAGATCGCTCTGGCACTCACCCGCGCATTCCTGCCGGGTGAATCCCTCGTGGGGATCGCGAAACTGGGCCTTGCTCGCTGA
- a CDS encoding ABC-F family ATP-binding cassette domain-containing protein yields the protein MTATLVAKGLSGGHGHRVLFSDLDLTVSPGDVVGLVGANGAGKTTLLRLLAGVNAPLAGSVSLAPTDAFVGWLPQEHERVEGESIAEYIGRRTGCSAATTEMELASEALGSDDPGAGDAYSVALDRWLASRAADLDDRMPATLAELGFDTDVSALMTGLSGGQAARVALAALLLSRFDIVLLDEPTNDLDLDGLARLEAFVRGLRGGVVLVSHDREFLARCVTTVVELDLAQNSVAVYNGGYESFLEERATARRHARDEYDEFASKKADLVGRARTQREWSSQGVRNAMKKAPDNDKIRRRAATESSEKQAQKVRQMESRIARLDEVDEPRKEWQLQFSIGTAPRSSAVVASLGSAVARQGSFTFGPATLQVNGGDRIGITGPNGAGKSTLLRLLLGTRQPDEGSASLGRSVQIGEIDQARAMLDGETPLFEAVSAVVPDMPIAEVRTLLAKFGLKADHVDRPVASLSPGERTRAALALLQARGVNLLVLDEPTNHLDLPAIEQLEEALESYDGTLLLVTHDRRMLETVTLNRQWNVDAGKVVEV from the coding sequence ATGACAGCGACACTCGTGGCCAAGGGCCTTTCCGGCGGCCATGGGCACCGAGTACTCTTCTCCGACCTCGATCTGACGGTTTCGCCCGGCGACGTCGTGGGGCTCGTCGGCGCGAATGGCGCAGGCAAGACGACCCTCCTGCGTCTCCTGGCCGGCGTAAACGCGCCCCTCGCCGGCTCCGTCTCGCTCGCCCCGACCGATGCGTTCGTGGGCTGGTTGCCGCAGGAGCATGAGCGTGTCGAGGGCGAATCCATCGCTGAGTACATCGGCCGGCGCACGGGCTGTTCAGCGGCGACCACCGAGATGGAGCTGGCCTCTGAAGCGCTCGGCTCCGATGACCCCGGTGCGGGCGATGCCTACTCGGTGGCGCTTGACCGGTGGCTGGCGAGCCGGGCTGCAGATCTGGATGACCGAATGCCGGCCACCCTCGCCGAACTCGGTTTCGACACCGATGTCTCGGCGTTGATGACCGGTCTCTCTGGCGGGCAGGCGGCACGGGTGGCGCTCGCGGCCCTGCTTCTCTCGAGGTTCGACATCGTTCTGCTCGATGAGCCGACGAACGACCTCGACCTCGACGGACTGGCCCGGCTGGAGGCGTTCGTCAGGGGCCTGCGGGGCGGCGTTGTGCTGGTGTCGCACGACCGTGAGTTCCTGGCCCGCTGCGTGACGACGGTGGTCGAGCTCGACCTCGCCCAGAACAGCGTCGCCGTCTACAACGGCGGGTATGAGTCGTTCCTCGAGGAGCGTGCCACTGCCCGGAGGCATGCGAGAGACGAGTACGACGAGTTCGCGTCGAAGAAGGCCGACCTCGTCGGGCGGGCGCGTACCCAGCGCGAATGGTCGTCGCAGGGCGTTCGCAACGCCATGAAGAAGGCTCCAGACAACGACAAGATCCGTCGCCGTGCCGCCACTGAGTCGAGTGAGAAGCAGGCACAGAAGGTTCGCCAGATGGAGAGCCGCATCGCCCGCCTCGACGAGGTCGACGAGCCGCGCAAGGAATGGCAGCTGCAGTTCAGCATTGGCACGGCTCCGCGATCGAGTGCCGTTGTCGCATCGCTCGGTTCCGCTGTGGCCAGGCAGGGGTCATTCACCTTCGGGCCTGCCACCCTGCAGGTGAACGGGGGCGACCGTATCGGTATCACCGGGCCGAACGGTGCTGGCAAGTCGACGCTGCTCAGGCTGCTGCTCGGCACGCGTCAGCCCGACGAGGGCAGTGCATCCCTCGGCCGCAGCGTACAGATCGGCGAGATCGACCAGGCCAGGGCGATGCTCGACGGCGAGACGCCGCTCTTCGAAGCGGTGAGTGCTGTTGTTCCCGACATGCCCATCGCTGAGGTCCGCACCCTTCTCGCCAAATTCGGGCTGAAGGCTGACCACGTCGACCGGCCGGTTGCGAGCCTCTCGCCGGGCGAACGCACTCGCGCGGCGCTGGCCCTTCTGCAGGCACGGGGTGTCAACCTGCTCGTGCTCGACGAGCCGACGAACCACCTCGACCTGCCTGCCATCGAACAGCTCGAAGAGGCGCTCGAATCGTACGACGGCACCCTGCTGCTCGTCACGCACGACCGCCGGATGCTCGAGACCGTCACCCTGAACCGCCAATGGAATGTCGACGCAGGGAAGGTCGTGGAGGTGTGA
- a CDS encoding DUF1697 domain-containing protein, translated as MARGAPGPGANGMHVYVGLVRGINVGSSTLVAMADFRKLFEDLGYTDVVTLLRSGNVVFSSASDITAADVTEIERIFAKVAGFSAGFVVLSAEQFLGVAAENPLLAVASDKAKLVVAYVPLGEAGEPVVDLFGVSLPDAAELLPEVIAVGPRAVYVWCANGISNSRVPASFWRQLGPVYTARNVNTVEKLAALVTQRLKAGE; from the coding sequence ATGGCTCGCGGTGCACCCGGCCCGGGCGCGAACGGCATGCACGTGTACGTCGGTCTTGTTCGCGGAATCAATGTCGGGTCATCCACGCTGGTCGCCATGGCCGATTTCAGGAAGCTCTTCGAAGACCTGGGCTACACAGATGTCGTCACCCTGCTTCGGAGCGGCAACGTGGTGTTCTCCTCGGCGAGCGATATCACCGCGGCTGACGTCACGGAGATCGAACGTATCTTTGCGAAGGTCGCCGGGTTCAGCGCGGGGTTCGTGGTGCTTTCGGCAGAGCAGTTTCTCGGCGTCGCCGCTGAGAACCCGCTGCTTGCCGTTGCTTCTGACAAGGCCAAGCTCGTGGTCGCGTATGTCCCGCTCGGCGAGGCTGGTGAGCCCGTCGTCGACCTCTTCGGGGTCTCGTTGCCCGACGCTGCCGAGCTTCTGCCTGAGGTGATCGCGGTCGGCCCCCGTGCGGTCTACGTCTGGTGCGCGAACGGCATCTCGAATTCGCGCGTGCCCGCGTCGTTCTGGAGACAGCTCGGCCCGGTCTACACGGCGCGGAACGTGAATACCGTGGAGAAGCTCGCGGCTCTGGTCACACAGAGGCTCAAGGCCGGGGAATGA
- a CDS encoding spermidine synthase: MPLPCTVSLPCSGAVAELSLVDEASASYLLTVDGIPQSQVCVSDATRLEFDYVRHIARMVDVWAAPGEALSCIHLGGGALSLARYVEATRPGSQQLVIDSQRAMVEGVLEVLPLAAGHATRLLFGDARELAERLVLRRRLIRSTAGGGRDSACSGAMAAGAGVVVIDLWDGASIPSHVATLEFYLLVAQLAAPEALVVVNLLDRGPEFDYSRGQAATLRRVWPNVGVLRDPSMLGCASCGPDDSAGGCGGCGGCGGCGGCGGCGGRGQVGEVGDAGGVGARGHNYGNVVLVAGRRRLDLLGVTGWLKDDPRPPHVIVGPDVDRWVTGAPVATDDAAFASPRPPREALSPD; this comes from the coding sequence GTGCCGCTCCCATGCACTGTATCGCTCCCCTGCTCTGGTGCAGTCGCCGAACTGTCGCTCGTCGACGAGGCGTCGGCGAGCTATCTGCTCACCGTCGACGGAATCCCGCAGTCGCAGGTGTGTGTCTCTGACGCCACGCGACTCGAGTTCGACTACGTGCGCCACATCGCCAGGATGGTCGATGTGTGGGCAGCACCCGGGGAGGCGCTGTCGTGCATCCATCTGGGCGGCGGAGCGTTGTCGCTGGCGCGGTATGTCGAGGCGACCCGACCCGGATCACAGCAGCTTGTCATCGATTCGCAGCGGGCCATGGTCGAGGGTGTTCTCGAGGTTCTTCCCCTGGCTGCTGGCCATGCGACCAGGCTCCTGTTCGGCGACGCCCGCGAGTTGGCGGAGCGACTGGTTCTGCGTCGTCGTTTGATCAGGTCGACCGCGGGAGGTGGGCGCGACTCTGCGTGCTCGGGGGCGATGGCTGCGGGAGCAGGAGTCGTGGTCATCGATCTCTGGGACGGCGCGAGTATCCCATCCCACGTCGCGACGCTCGAGTTCTACCTGCTCGTCGCCCAGCTCGCCGCACCCGAGGCGCTGGTGGTCGTGAACCTGCTCGACCGCGGCCCGGAGTTTGACTATTCGCGAGGGCAGGCCGCGACACTTCGCAGGGTGTGGCCGAATGTGGGAGTTCTTCGTGACCCGAGCATGCTCGGCTGTGCCAGCTGCGGCCCTGATGATTCTGCCGGTGGCTGCGGTGGCTGCGGTGGCTGCGGTGGCTGCGGTGGCTGCGGTGGCTGCGGTGGCCGCGGTCAGGTCGGTGAGGTCGGTGACGCCGGTGGCGTCGGTGCGCGCGGCCACAACTACGGAAACGTCGTGCTCGTGGCGGGTAGGCGAAGGCTCGATCTTCTCGGCGTCACCGGTTGGTTGAAGGATGATCCACGGCCGCCTCATGTCATCGTCGGGCCCGATGTCGACCGGTGGGTCACTGGGGCGCCGGTCGCGACGGACGACGCTGCATTCGCGTCCCCGCGCCCCCCTCGCGAGGCGCTCAGCCCGGATTGA
- a CDS encoding DNA polymerase IV yields MLHIDMDAFFASVELLEHPELVGLPVIIGHNGPRGVVTSATYEARAFGVHSAMPVARALQLCPRAIVLAPHHDRYRHFSAEVMRIFRDVTPLVEPLSIDEAFLDVAGARRLLGSPSVIGSLVRRRVEAETGLTCSVGGGATKFIAKMASGRAKPDGMLLVPASQTLAFLHPLPVSALWGVGATTADALTRLGIRTVGDLAATPLPTLINRVGAASGQKLHALANGIDTREVVTVRHEKSVGHEITFEFDVFDVQKIRLELLRLSDQVAVRLRRAGLAGKTVALKLRFADFSTISRSRTLSEPTDLAQSIFDAARDLFDAVDLAGQRVRLIGVRVENLVTAAEAVHQPSLWDDEAAAPSSWREAEVAADRVADKFGAGAVRRASLVTPSGLGRQGAPPTAAQE; encoded by the coding sequence ATGCTCCACATCGACATGGATGCGTTCTTCGCCTCGGTGGAGTTGCTCGAGCATCCAGAACTCGTCGGCCTTCCCGTGATCATCGGGCACAACGGGCCGAGAGGAGTCGTGACCTCGGCAACGTATGAAGCGCGCGCATTCGGGGTGCATTCGGCGATGCCCGTGGCGCGCGCCCTGCAGCTGTGCCCCCGAGCGATCGTGCTCGCACCCCATCACGACCGCTACCGGCACTTCTCTGCAGAGGTGATGCGCATCTTTCGAGACGTCACCCCACTGGTTGAGCCGCTGAGCATCGACGAGGCCTTCCTCGATGTCGCGGGCGCGCGCCGGCTTCTCGGCTCGCCGTCGGTCATCGGCTCGCTCGTGCGGCGCCGCGTCGAGGCGGAGACCGGGCTGACCTGCTCTGTCGGGGGCGGCGCGACGAAGTTCATCGCCAAGATGGCCTCCGGTCGGGCCAAACCCGATGGGATGCTGTTGGTTCCTGCCTCTCAGACGCTGGCGTTCCTCCACCCCTTGCCGGTCTCGGCGCTCTGGGGCGTCGGCGCGACCACAGCCGATGCCCTGACCCGACTCGGAATCAGAACCGTCGGCGACCTCGCGGCCACACCGTTGCCGACGCTGATCAATCGTGTGGGCGCCGCTTCGGGCCAGAAGTTGCACGCTCTTGCGAACGGCATCGACACCCGTGAAGTGGTGACGGTGCGCCATGAGAAGAGCGTCGGTCATGAGATCACCTTCGAGTTCGACGTGTTCGACGTGCAGAAGATCCGGCTCGAACTCCTGCGTCTGTCTGACCAGGTTGCCGTGCGCCTTCGCCGCGCAGGGCTGGCGGGCAAGACCGTCGCCCTCAAGCTCCGCTTCGCCGACTTCTCGACCATCTCCCGCTCGCGCACGCTCTCAGAACCGACGGACCTCGCCCAGTCGATCTTCGATGCCGCTCGTGACCTCTTCGATGCGGTTGATCTTGCCGGCCAGCGGGTGCGCCTGATCGGCGTGCGGGTCGAGAACCTCGTCACTGCGGCCGAAGCCGTGCACCAGCCCTCACTCTGGGACGACGAGGCCGCGGCTCCCTCGAGCTGGCGTGAGGCAGAGGTCGCTGCTGATCGAGTCGCAGACAAATTCGGCGCCGGTGCGGTGCGTCGGGCGTCGCTGGTCACGCCTTCGGGGCTCGGTCGGCAGGGTGCGCCACCTACGGCGGCGCAGGAATAA
- a CDS encoding HNH endonuclease signature motif containing protein, whose protein sequence is MSRAVDLVVEVEAEIARSMARRARLVESARELAVAAEEVVLMPSVLESGSNQDREHLARRSLVAELGCALRQPEASVQRLLTESETLADQLPSTLNALAEGRLSYRHAQVMVDNALSLPREARLRFEGAALRSAVTSTASRFTQHARKLRERLHPESMVARREKAASDRCLRFEPARDGMAWLSHYLPAAVALQIDDTVENLARGLVAGDETRTVAQLRSDVLVDLVLGGTAGGSDVLDGSDNLGESDLQSCAGHSAQPGLNAEIEDELSTAEGLWQRGTERQSRSAPGLVGRGVRPTVIVTVPVMTLLGRTEEPGDLERYGPIDAETARELARHAPSFIRILTHPETGATLSVGRQRYRPPADLRTALEIEDQTCRFPGCARAARRCELDHTVDWARGGQTSHTNLAHLCPKHHHLKHETKWAVRQEADRALRWTSPLGREYVTTPESRFPDAGVDSGGGAVSPGDVNVEPAPLEPAPLEPAPF, encoded by the coding sequence GTGAGTCGCGCGGTTGACCTGGTCGTCGAGGTCGAGGCCGAGATAGCGCGGAGCATGGCGCGCCGGGCACGGCTGGTCGAATCGGCACGCGAACTCGCGGTCGCGGCCGAGGAAGTCGTGTTGATGCCTTCGGTGCTTGAGTCGGGCTCGAACCAAGACCGTGAGCACCTTGCACGACGGTCGCTTGTCGCCGAACTGGGCTGTGCGCTCCGCCAACCTGAGGCCAGCGTGCAGCGATTGCTCACCGAGAGTGAAACCCTCGCCGACCAGTTGCCTTCGACCCTGAACGCTCTGGCGGAGGGGCGGCTCAGCTATCGTCACGCGCAGGTGATGGTCGACAACGCCTTGTCATTGCCGCGGGAGGCGCGCCTCCGATTCGAAGGAGCCGCCCTCCGGTCCGCGGTGACGTCCACGGCCTCCCGGTTTACCCAGCACGCACGCAAGCTTCGTGAACGCCTCCACCCCGAGTCGATGGTTGCGCGACGCGAGAAGGCGGCGTCTGATCGTTGTCTGCGTTTCGAGCCTGCACGCGACGGTATGGCCTGGCTGTCGCACTACCTTCCGGCCGCCGTTGCGCTGCAGATCGACGACACCGTCGAGAATCTCGCGCGAGGTCTCGTGGCAGGCGACGAGACGCGCACGGTAGCCCAGTTGCGATCCGACGTGCTGGTCGACCTCGTTCTTGGCGGCACCGCCGGTGGATCCGACGTTCTTGATGGATCCGACAATCTTGGTGAATCCGATTTGCAATCCTGCGCTGGTCACAGCGCCCAGCCTGGCCTGAACGCCGAAATCGAAGACGAGCTCTCCACGGCAGAAGGGTTGTGGCAGAGAGGCACTGAGCGGCAATCCCGCTCGGCGCCGGGGCTCGTGGGCAGGGGCGTTCGACCGACAGTGATCGTCACGGTTCCTGTGATGACTCTGCTGGGTCGCACGGAAGAGCCGGGAGATCTCGAAAGGTACGGTCCGATCGATGCCGAAACCGCGAGAGAGCTGGCTCGGCATGCGCCTAGTTTCATCCGGATCCTGACGCATCCCGAGACGGGGGCGACTCTGTCTGTCGGCCGACAACGGTACCGACCACCTGCAGACCTTCGAACGGCTCTCGAGATCGAGGATCAGACGTGTCGATTCCCGGGTTGTGCGCGTGCCGCACGACGCTGCGAACTCGACCACACGGTGGATTGGGCGCGCGGGGGGCAAACGAGCCATACGAACTTGGCACACCTCTGCCCCAAGCACCATCACCTCAAACACGAGACGAAGTGGGCCGTGCGGCAAGAAGCAGACCGAGCGCTGAGGTGGACTTCACCGCTCGGTCGTGAGTACGTCACTACTCCTGAATCACGCTTTCCTGATGCTGGAGTCGATTCGGGTGGAGGCGCAGTTTCGCCCGGCGACGTGAATGTCGAACCAGCACCACTCGAACCAGCACCACTCGAACCAGCACCATTCTGA
- the treZ gene encoding malto-oligosyltrehalose trehalohydrolase: MALQEFDVWAPRAEGVTLTVRRPGSVETERVTMSPRGDGWFEAPGSLLAELEGSGDIDYGYSISGADGDADLVIPDPRSRRQPGGVHGFSRTFDPSHFTWTDSSWKGRQLAGGEIYELHIGTFTPEGTLDAAIAKLDHLVSIGVDFVELLPVNGFNGTHNWGYDGVLWFTVHEGYGGPEAYQRFVDACHAKGLAVIQDVVYNHLGPSGNYLPMFGPYINDQSSNTWGSSINLDGESSEEVRRFIVDNALMWLNDYHVDGLRLDAVHALHDESEPHLLAQMSTEVDALSSFLGRPLTLIAESDLNDPVMFTPRESRGYGLSAQWSDDFHHALHVALTGEISGYYADFEPLSALGKVMTEGFFHNGTWSSFREKPHGKPIDTEHTLSWRLVVANQNHDQIGNRATGDRLSATLTDGQLAIAAVLTMLGPFTPMLFMGEEWAASTPWQFFTSHPEPELGEATAKGRIAEFAKMGWDESAVPDPQDPETFERSKLDWAERDQGRHSRVLRLYQELARLRRSLPEFTDPRFTEISVRLDEDAHWFELTRGRVSIVVNFSDAPIAVGVAGIGAGDTASTVLLSTSDALEGTELSGAEVTADSTIAPHSATITLRS; encoded by the coding sequence ATGGCACTGCAGGAATTCGATGTATGGGCCCCCCGAGCTGAGGGCGTGACCCTCACCGTTCGCCGGCCCGGCTCCGTCGAGACGGAGCGCGTCACCATGTCGCCACGAGGAGACGGCTGGTTCGAAGCGCCAGGGTCTCTTCTGGCCGAGCTCGAGGGTTCAGGCGACATCGACTACGGGTATTCGATTTCCGGCGCCGACGGCGACGCCGATCTCGTCATCCCCGACCCACGGTCGAGGCGCCAGCCCGGCGGTGTGCACGGCTTCTCCCGCACTTTCGACCCCTCGCACTTCACGTGGACGGATTCCTCGTGGAAGGGCCGCCAGCTCGCCGGTGGCGAGATCTACGAGCTGCACATCGGCACCTTCACGCCCGAGGGTACCCTCGACGCGGCGATCGCCAAGCTCGACCATCTGGTCTCCATCGGCGTCGACTTCGTCGAACTCCTGCCCGTCAACGGATTCAACGGCACGCACAACTGGGGTTACGACGGCGTGCTGTGGTTCACCGTGCACGAGGGGTACGGCGGGCCTGAGGCGTACCAGCGATTCGTGGATGCCTGTCACGCGAAAGGTCTGGCGGTCATCCAGGACGTCGTTTACAACCATCTCGGCCCGAGCGGCAACTACCTGCCGATGTTCGGGCCCTATATCAACGATCAGAGCTCGAACACCTGGGGTTCGTCGATCAACCTCGACGGCGAGAGCTCAGAGGAGGTACGGCGCTTCATCGTCGACAACGCGTTGATGTGGCTCAACGACTACCATGTCGACGGTCTGCGGCTCGATGCCGTGCACGCCCTTCATGACGAGAGCGAACCGCACCTGCTCGCGCAGATGTCGACCGAAGTCGATGCCCTCTCGTCATTCCTTGGTCGACCGCTGACGCTCATCGCCGAATCGGACCTCAACGACCCTGTCATGTTCACCCCGCGCGAGAGTCGCGGTTACGGTCTCTCTGCCCAGTGGAGCGACGACTTCCACCATGCCCTGCACGTGGCGCTCACCGGCGAGATCTCGGGGTACTACGCCGACTTCGAACCTCTCTCTGCGCTCGGCAAGGTCATGACCGAGGGATTCTTCCACAATGGAACGTGGTCGAGCTTTCGCGAGAAGCCCCACGGCAAGCCCATCGACACCGAGCACACCCTCTCGTGGCGGCTCGTCGTTGCCAACCAGAACCACGACCAGATCGGCAATCGCGCCACCGGTGACCGGCTGAGCGCAACGCTGACGGATGGCCAGCTCGCCATCGCCGCCGTGCTCACGATGCTCGGCCCGTTCACCCCCATGCTCTTCATGGGCGAGGAATGGGCCGCATCAACACCCTGGCAGTTCTTCACCTCGCACCCGGAGCCTGAACTCGGCGAGGCAACCGCCAAGGGGCGCATCGCGGAATTCGCCAAGATGGGCTGGGACGAGTCGGCCGTACCCGACCCGCAGGACCCCGAGACCTTCGAGCGATCGAAGCTTGACTGGGCCGAGCGTGATCAAGGGAGGCATTCCCGCGTGCTTCGGCTCTACCAGGAGCTCGCCCGACTGCGGCGCAGCCTTCCGGAGTTCACCGACCCCCGTTTCACCGAGATCTCCGTGCGGTTGGACGAGGATGCCCACTGGTTCGAGCTCACACGTGGCCGCGTCAGCATCGTCGTGAACTTCTCAGACGCGCCGATTGCGGTCGGCGTTGCTGGGATCGGAGCGGGTGATACGGCGAGCACTGTACTGCTGAGCACCTCCGACGCCTTGGAAGGCACAGAGCTCAGTGGCGCTGAAGTCACGGCGGACTCAACGATCGCGCCCCACTCGGCAACGATCACCCTGCGCTCCTAA